In a genomic window of Pseudomonas oryzihabitans:
- a CDS encoding MFS transporter, whose protein sequence is MSQTATPVSPATLRKVISAASIGNFVEWFDFALYGFLATLLAAHFFPSGDATAGLLKTFAVFAVAFAFRPLGGIVFGLLGDRIGRKRTLALTILIMAGATALIGILPSYATIGIWAPILLTAIRCAQGFSAGGEYAGACAYVMEHSPRDRRGRYGSFVPVSTFLAFASAALTAWGLERLLGSAAMADWGWRIPFLAAAPLGLIGLYLRLKLDETPAFQALESEHEVSHSPLGETLRLQGRSILRLGAFISLTALSFYMFTTYFSTYLQVAGGFNRAAALAISLISLFAAACACPLLGRVTDRIGRRMTTVLASLVLAVGVYPALLLASSGQFGSALLGCLLLGAGAVLCNVVTAPLLSEVFPTRTRYTAGAITYNLAYTIFGGTAPLMATWLIGATGSNLSPALYLILIALLGLVGGLSLPETSRVDLDEVAEGGETGYRAVRG, encoded by the coding sequence ATGAGCCAGACAGCGACTCCTGTTTCACCCGCCACCCTGCGCAAGGTCATTTCCGCCGCCTCCATCGGCAATTTCGTCGAATGGTTCGATTTCGCCCTCTACGGCTTTCTCGCCACCCTGCTCGCGGCGCACTTCTTCCCGAGCGGCGATGCGACCGCCGGCTTGCTCAAGACCTTCGCCGTGTTCGCCGTGGCCTTCGCCTTCCGCCCCCTGGGCGGCATCGTCTTCGGCCTGCTCGGGGATCGCATCGGCCGCAAGCGCACCCTGGCGCTGACCATCCTGATCATGGCCGGCGCCACCGCCCTGATCGGCATCCTGCCCAGCTACGCCACCATCGGCATCTGGGCGCCGATCCTGCTGACGGCGATCCGCTGCGCCCAGGGCTTTTCCGCTGGCGGTGAATACGCCGGTGCCTGCGCCTACGTGATGGAGCATTCGCCGCGCGATCGGCGTGGGCGCTACGGCAGCTTCGTGCCGGTGTCCACCTTCCTGGCCTTCGCCAGCGCGGCCCTGACCGCCTGGGGCCTGGAACGGCTGCTGGGCTCCGCCGCCATGGCCGACTGGGGCTGGCGCATCCCCTTCCTGGCCGCCGCCCCACTGGGCCTGATCGGTCTCTATCTACGTCTGAAGCTCGACGAGACGCCGGCCTTCCAGGCCCTGGAGTCGGAGCATGAAGTCAGCCATTCGCCGCTGGGGGAAACCCTACGGCTGCAAGGTCGCTCGATTCTGCGTTTGGGCGCCTTCATCTCGCTGACGGCGCTGTCCTTCTACATGTTCACCACCTACTTCTCCACCTATCTGCAGGTGGCCGGCGGCTTCAACCGCGCCGCGGCGCTGGCCATCAGCCTGATCAGCCTGTTCGCCGCCGCCTGCGCCTGCCCGCTGCTCGGGCGCGTCACCGATCGCATCGGCCGCCGCATGACCACGGTGCTGGCCAGCCTGGTGCTGGCCGTAGGGGTCTATCCAGCCCTGCTGCTGGCCAGCAGCGGCCAATTCGGCAGCGCCTTGCTGGGTTGCCTGCTGCTGGGCGCCGGTGCGGTGCTGTGCAACGTGGTGACGGCGCCGCTGCTCAGCGAGGTCTTCCCGACCCGCACCCGCTACACCGCTGGCGCCATCACCTACAACCTGGCCTACACCATCTTCGGCGGCACCGCGCCGCTAATGGCCACCTGGCTGATCGGCGCCACCGGCAGCAACCTCTCGCCGGCGCTCTATCTGATCCTGATCGCCCTGCTCGGCCTGGTCGGCGGCCTGAGCCTGCCGGAAACCTCGCGGGTCGATCTGGACGAGGTCGCCGAGGGCGGCGAGACCGGCTACCGCGCGGTACGTGGCTAG